The Diceros bicornis minor isolate mBicDic1 chromosome 9, mDicBic1.mat.cur, whole genome shotgun sequence nucleotide sequence gtgttggtgcgcacccgggatccgaacccggggccaccagcagcggagcccgtgcacttaaccgctacgccacaggtcCAGCCCCCAAGGGGATACTTTAATTTTGATCATCCTTCCCAATTTACTTGCcagtgttttcaaatatttaatctttTAACTCATCCAAATTAGACACTGTTTACTAACATTGTATCACCTTTAAAAACAACAAAGGCTCATTAAGTTTGATTCGGAGTAAAGTCTTTTCTAAAATTCTGTGACACTAACTGTATTTTATAAATGCACACACTAAACTCATTTGGCAAATCACATGGTAAGGCTTAAAATAAGGTTAATCAATTATATAACAATGTTTGCAAATCCTGTGTAGACCACAGGCCTTTATGGAAAGGGAATGGAGAGGTACATTTCTATTCCCTTCTCATAATGAAAAATCTATCCTCTTCGTTTTTGGATTTCTGCAATAACCATCCAGTTTACTACTTCCAATCCAGCCTCCATGCTGCAGCCCAAGTGATTTTTGCAAAGTGCTCTCTGATAAATTTCCAAACTCTTGACCACAAAACAAATGCCCAACTCCTTAGCATGGCTTAGAGGGTCTTTTGTGATCATGTCTTTCCCTTGTTTTTTAGATTCACTTGAACTACAAACTTCATTCAAACTCCATCCAGTTATATGATTGTTTTACTATGCTACTCTGTCACACTTTGTGCCTTTATAAAGGATGTTAATTCTTGCCCATCCTTTAAGACTTTAATGTCACTGAGAAAACCTTTCTGGATTTCCTCAGGCAGTAAGGTACTCACCCACCCTCCTATGTATTTTCATAGCACTTGATAGTACAAGTAGCCTTGATATTGGTAGTAAATGCTTGGTTCAAATCTACACTTCCTCATGTGTGACTTACATCTTGGTTTCTCTATCTGGTTAATTAGGTTGCTAGTACTTATCTCACAGGGTTGTGAGATACATAAAACTAGTTCCCAGTAATTATATTGCAAGTGCTCCAAAATGTTCTCTTCGTTTTATATAAACCTTTAAGTGCCCAATATGTGCAAGATGTCAGGAATACATCTAAAAAACGAATAGGATACAGTTCCTTTGCTGTGATGATAAGGGGCTCATTGGACAGCAGACTAAACCTGTTAGCATCAATATAGAAAGATTACTCAATAACTTATCTGAATGAATGGACAACATATATAAGCAATACacaataatctttaaaaagttttatgagTGTAGACTTAAAGAACAAATGACAACTTCTAATAACTGGTATCGATTAACTATGAGGTTACATTCTGTGTTTGAAGATAATTAAAGGCATAAATAGtctgtttcaggtgttggtaaTAATAGAACTTTCACATAAGACATTACTTAAAGGATGAGCAATCAGTAGTATATATTGAGTTACAACTAAATTCGGACAAAAATGTTCTATACCTCAAgcacatacaaaaaattaaaaagcctatccaagtatttaataaaacacttataaaatatttgtcatatccataaagtttattttaaaaaactgttaaaaactaACCATAcaggaatatttattaatatacttAAAAAGTTTGTCCCCCATGTTGAAGGAAGATACATTAGCAACATCTTCCAGACACCATCTTTATAAAAGTAAAACTTCTAGATGCTGAAATGTACTACAGTAGATTCTATAGTTTACACTTGGAATCACAGGATTGGAAATCATTCTCCCTACGCCCCCGTTCCCCCCAATGTGGCAGTTACTATACTTAAATTAATGACATTCAATCATGTTAAACTACCACAGATCCTTAGAGTACAGGCTGCATTATCTACTAACAGAGCAAGTCTTCTCTATTtgttctcacataattattttagaTAAGCATTTGACTTTAAGTACAAATAAAAATACTACATCCCATGAttgtaaacattcaccaagagcTTCCAGAGTACAATGAGTAATAGAGGTGGCCCAAGAGTCAGTCAGATGTTCCTCACTCATTTGGATACTgctgagattaagaaaaaagttttGAAGGCAAATTATCACAAGCCTTACTTGTATTTCTGTTAAGACAGTAGTTCTGGATATGTATTTTTAGTCGAAAACACCTGAAAGTCACTCTAAAGACTATATTAAGCACCATTTTCACTTACCTgaaatatattgagttaaattcaGCAGTATATGTATGATCATtaatgtcagaaatgaaagataatgGTGGGTCTCCAGTTCCTGTCTGTGGATACACATggagtacagagttcccatgatGCAACAGGAACCACTCATGCACGCCAAGGGCCACACGCAACCCGTAAGTCAGAGGCACAACTATTACTTCCGTCAGTGGATGCTGTACGAGCAGATTTAAGGCTGTATTCGGCTATAAAGAGTTCAACCTCCTCTTTAGTATTCTTCCTACATAGATTACAGACACGACTCAAAATTTCATTGGGTGAGAGGTGAAAAGTCCCCAAATAGTTTTTTAATACTATTCCCCATATAATGTATTGTCAGTATATTTACATAGGGGAGTGTTCTTatttaaaaccatttaaaaaaatgcaaccaTGTTTTTTAAACTCTTATCCCCGTTTTCCTAGGATCACCCTCATTCTCATTTTCTGACTTCTGGTCAACTTCACATTTGTCAGACCGTTCACTGCAGTCCTTAGGCAATTGTGATGTTGCTCCAAAagagaatacaaattaaaatatattcactgCCACCCACTTTGGGACAGGCCTGTTTGCAAAGAAAATGGTGTTCCTGGTGTTGAAGGATAACTAGGAAATCCATCCGGCTGAGCTGGATAGCTGTCCAGAGCCGAAGTTGAGTGAACCTGATAGAAAGAAGAATGTGCAGTTTAGCAGAATGCCAGATTCAATCAGGTCTGTACTTGCTTTGGCCTGTGCCACGCTACAGATATTcagaataggaaagaaaagaagaactcGGGGGCAGCACAAGTCTGCTCAGTCTCCCgaaatttttaagaaacattCAAACTTCTTTAGATGGAGGAAGTAcctaaaaatgcattaaaatatttaacattcttttaaaaaatcaataggtTTTCTCAAGATAATTTACTTTAATGGCCCCTTATTTCAGCTTAAATTGTAGAAGACAAGCAAACTTTAACTGTCACGTATAAAAATTCCATTTGCAAAATCTCCAAACTGAGATTTTAAAGTCTACGACCAGGAAAACCATTTCACACAGGTGAATATATTCCACCACTTTCATTACCCTTCTGCAGGAAGACAAGCATAATCTGCAAGTTTTGGGAGAACTAATTATCAAACCCCTAGACATTCTCATATGAAATTTTTTGCCAATGTTGGGATATCACAATCGGTACTGCAATGTTATCACTACAGAACCTATGCTACATATGCTGCCATTTTATTTACGCCCGATGTTGCCTGCTCACCTGCTGTAGCAGTGCTGACTGTGCAGCTGCATTATGCTGTAATTCCTGCAGGGATGACTGTGAAGGATTCTGGGAAAACCCGGGGATACCCGGGAGGGACAAAAGGCCTGGAAAAACAGAACTGCCTGCAGCTTGAAGTCCCGATGATAAGCTAAAACAGTAGATAGAACAGGTCAAACTGTAGATAAGACATAAAAGCGACAGCTTCGATATTTGTCAAATACAAGATCCtaagatgtaaaaaaaaacaaaaaatcttagaATTTCTCTACTGGAAGGAACCATAAAAGTCAGCCACTCGCTGATGTAAAACTTACTCTTATAAAGTACATTATTGCGAATGCAATAAGTCTATGTTTTGCATATAATACTTCTTGCTATTTTATAATCAAGTTAAATTACCAAACACAAATCCTAATTATCTGAGCCAgcgttaatattttatatatctgtTTTAACATGTTCGAAGAGCcacaaaacattttttgagcagtGAAGTTTTACcccagaaaaatataatttagcatCACCAAACAATTAGATTTTGACTTTCAtttgaatgatttaaaaataagactatgggggccggcctggtagcgcaagcggttaggtgcgcatgctccgctgcagctgcctggggttcaccggtttagatcccaggcacgcaccgacacaccgcgtgttaagccatgctgtggcggtgtcccatataaagtagaggaagatgggcacggatcttagcccagggccagtcttcctcagcaaaaaagaggaggattggcattggatgttagctcagggctggtcctcctcacaaaaaataaataaataaataaataagactatGATCCACAAGTTAAGTAAAGAATGATTTTATCCTCTTTCCAAAATATTCACATACCCGGCTTGTGCAACAAGGGCAGAGTTgaagttggaactaaatgctgaAGCGAATCCTGGGAGGACGGGAGCTGGTGATGGGGCTGTGGCAGCAACGGGAAGTGGTGTGACGGCTGCCACTGTAGATGGCGCCTGCAGCCCCGGGAACGAAGGGAGAGCAGGGGTGACGCCAGGGGTGTTAGCGACAGAGAAGCCAGGGTAGGAGGGATTTGAAGACAGCAGAGGTCCTTGAGTAACTGAAAAAAGTGAGGGGACAGCAGTGGACAGGTTGAGGGGGAAAGGCGCTGCTGAGACGGGTGCTGAGGCAGAAAGCCCTGAGAGAACGGCCGCTGTCGAACTAGGATGAGGGACAGACGCGGAGGTGACAGCTGCAGATGAGGTGGCTATTAACGATCCTGGAAGAGATACTGACGGATTAAGAGTCGGGTTGCCAGTTAAAGGGAAATTATTGGTCAAAGAAGTGAAAGGAGGAAGAGCAGTGAATACTGGAGTGATGGGAGTGGAGGAACCATgtggaggaagggagatagaGGAGAGGGGGTTTGAAACATTCAAGGGAGTACTCAAACTGGAGAGACCTGATAATGCAGGATTAAGGCAAGTAGATAGACTGATGGGCACTGATGCTGAAGTATATGCACGACCCAATGTCCCTGATAAACCTAAAGTGCCATGAGAGGGATTCACGAAATGAGATGGGCCTTTGAAGGCTGAGGGAGTAGGACTCGTGGGCTCAGTTTTGATCATAACAGAAAGAGTTGTTACAGTAGGGGCAGATGAAATGTGAAGGTCTGAGTTACTTGGGTGGGGGCCATGCAAAAGGGTAGCTGAGGAACCACAGCTAACTGGCACTGAAGTCGAAGATGATGTAGGAGTAGctagaggagactgcacaggcaAAGTAGAGGGAGTGGAGGTTGAATTAGCCACAGGAGATGGCAGGCCTGGGAACATGGCCAACCCTGGAGTGGAAGACCTCTGTGGGGCGGGAATGGCTGATGGGGCATAGCACTTGTTAACAGCTAAAGCAGGAGAATCAGAGTTCTGATTAgtaagagaagacagagaagccAGCCCACTTGTAACGGCAGAAGATAAAGCAGAAGGGTTGATTAAATTGGTATCATTTGACGTCAGAAAGCCCTTTAAAGCAGACAGAAGAGGATTATTTACACCAAGTGGACAAGCAACACCAGGAGCAGAACCACCGGCAATTACAGAAGGAGTTGGGTTGGATACGCCTTGGGATGTTGGTGTTAAGGGCAAGGGGAGCCCTGCAAAGACTGAGGACAATGAAGCAGAACTTGGGTTGTTGGTAGAAGCAGCAGTagaggtggcagagaaagggaggCTAGTGAAGGGGGCAGAAGTAGAGGCAAATATTTCACTGGAAGCAGGAGTGGCCTGAGGTGTGGGTGTGGCCTGAGGGGCTGGGACAGGAGCAGCAGAAGGACCTGGCAGTGCAACTAGCCCAGAAAAAACTGAAGGAACAGGAGCAGACGTTGTACTGTGGACAGAAGTGACAGGTGCAGCAGGCAGCGAAGGGGTCCTGATAACTGTTGGATTTGGCGTTGATGGCTGTGGTGCGTGAACGGCTGCGGAGACCTGCCCTGGGAACACAGGAAGGACAGTATTCGGCATGTTCATCCCAGAAATGGTGGCGGTTGCTGATGCTGAGGGGAGATTTACTGCCTTGACCGGGGATGCAGTGGGGACGGGAGTTGCAGCAGGTGTTGAAGGGTTAGAACCATGAGGAGAAAAGAGTTGACTGGCTGGTGTAGAAAATGCTGTGGGGGGAAAAAGGGGCAAGAATTTATCATTATGCTGAAATGTCATATTTTAA carries:
- the LOC131409887 gene encoding proline and serine-rich protein 1-like; the protein is MDKKSFETVLDEIRKAVLTEYKLKAIEYVHGYFSSEQVVDLLRYFSWAEPQLKAMKALQHKMVAVHPAEVVNILNCFTFSKDKLVALELLASNIVDAQNARPIEDLFRINMSEKKRCKRVLEQAFKGGCKAPHAMISSCGTIPGNPYPKGRPSRINGIFPGTPLKKDGEECTNEGKGIAARILGPSKPPPSTYNPHKPVPYPIPPCRPHATIAPSAYNNAGLVPLASVIAPGVPPPPPYTPNPVGTENEDLSSQSKSTQNQTFSTPASQLFSPHGSNPSTPAATPVPTASPVKAVNLPSASATATISGMNMPNTVLPVFPGQVSAAVHAPQPSTPNPTVIRTPSLPAAPVTSVHSTTSAPVPSVFSGLVALPGPSAAPVPAPQATPTPQATPASSEIFASTSAPFTSLPFSATSTAASTNNPSSASLSSVFAGLPLPLTPTSQGVSNPTPSVIAGGSAPGVACPLGVNNPLLSALKGFLTSNDTNLINPSALSSAVTSGLASLSSLTNQNSDSPALAVNKCYAPSAIPAPQRSSTPGLAMFPGLPSPVANSTSTPSTLPVQSPLATPTSSSTSVPVSCGSSATLLHGPHPSNSDLHISSAPTVTTLSVMIKTEPTSPTPSAFKGPSHFVNPSHGTLGLSGTLGRAYTSASVPISLSTCLNPALSGLSSLSTPLNVSNPLSSISLPPHGSSTPITPVFTALPPFTSLTNNFPLTGNPTLNPSVSLPGSLIATSSAAVTSASVPHPSSTAAVLSGLSASAPVSAAPFPLNLSTAVPSLFSVTQGPLLSSNPSYPGFSVANTPGVTPALPSFPGLQAPSTVAAVTPLPVAATAPSPAPVLPGFASAFSSNFNSALVAQAGLSSGLQAAGSSVFPGLLSLPGIPGFSQNPSQSSLQELQHNAAAQSALLQQVHSTSALDSYPAQPDGFPSYPSTPGTPFSLQTGLSQSGWQ